In Bythopirellula goksoeyrii, a single window of DNA contains:
- a CDS encoding metal-sensitive transcriptional regulator has product MLSKIEKSRLSNRLRRVAGQVSAIERMIDEDAYCVDILTQIAAASGALDKVGQIILEDHVKTCLGDVVRTDTSKKHKQEIDELIKIFQKYTRIVD; this is encoded by the coding sequence ATGCTTTCAAAGATAGAAAAATCAAGACTCTCCAACCGACTGCGTCGGGTTGCTGGGCAAGTGTCAGCAATAGAGAGGATGATCGACGAGGATGCCTACTGCGTCGACATCCTCACGCAAATAGCGGCCGCAAGCGGTGCACTCGATAAAGTCGGTCAAATCATTCTGGAAGACCATGTTAAGACATGCCTGGGGGATGTAGTACGAACCGATACTTCGAAAAAGCACAAGCAAGAGATCGACGAGTTAATCAAGATATTTCAAAAGTACACTCGTATAGTCGATTAA
- a CDS encoding heavy-metal-associated domain-containing protein produces the protein MEAVFSTNMKCESCLSKVAAVLDGAPGVQKWNADLSDSRKLLRVQLDESADTQQVIDAVDRAGFSAKILDESKEVEIPDKPAFTISSYKPLLLVLVYVVGATVLTESLHASFAWQRAMSYFMGFFFLGFAFFKLLNIEGFADAFATYDIIARHSRLYSLIYPWIEVTLGLLFVTSTYLFAANLATAIIMAVGLIGVISAVRQKRAIQCACLGTVFNLPMSVVTIVENSVMVAMAGLMLVVMLRGNS, from the coding sequence ATGGAAGCTGTTTTTTCAACCAATATGAAATGTGAAAGTTGCTTGAGCAAAGTTGCTGCCGTACTTGATGGCGCACCTGGAGTGCAGAAGTGGAATGCAGATTTAAGCGATTCCCGAAAACTACTTCGGGTTCAATTGGATGAATCAGCGGATACCCAACAAGTAATTGATGCGGTGGACAGAGCGGGTTTTTCCGCGAAGATCTTAGATGAATCGAAAGAGGTAGAAATTCCAGACAAACCGGCATTTACGATTTCTAGTTACAAGCCGCTGTTGTTGGTACTGGTCTATGTCGTCGGTGCGACCGTATTGACTGAGTCCCTCCATGCAAGTTTTGCTTGGCAGCGGGCGATGAGTTACTTTATGGGCTTCTTTTTCCTTGGTTTTGCGTTTTTCAAGTTACTGAATATCGAAGGATTCGCCGATGCATTTGCGACTTACGACATCATCGCCAGACATTCGCGACTCTACAGTCTGATATACCCTTGGATCGAGGTGACTTTAGGATTGCTATTCGTCACCTCAACTTACTTATTCGCTGCCAATCTGGCCACCGCGATAATCATGGCTGTTGGTCTTATAGGTGTAATCTCTGCTGTCCGACAAAAACGAGCTATTCAGTGTGCTTGCCTAGGAACCGTCTTCAACTTGCCGATGTCTGTGGTCACCATCGTGGAGAACAGCGTTATGGTGGCGATGGCGGGACTGATGCTGGTGGTCATGTTACGGGGGAATAGCTGA
- a CDS encoding APC family permease, which translates to MSDTQSSEQYEENSLSLTGSVAMGTGVMIGAGIFALTGQVAEQAGGLFPLAFLAAAVVAGLSAYSYVKMAEQYPSAGGIAMFLMKAYGKGVVTAGMALLMYFSMVINESLVARTFGTYTLQLFDAKDNQLLVPALGVGLLVAAFIVNILGNKFIGTFSTVTAVIKIAGIVIFAAAGLWVSGLTFDTLGVTERTSAGSFLSATALALLAYKGFTTITNSGSEIKEPKKNIGRSIIISLSVCVVVYLLVGLAVAGNLSVSEIIKHRDYALAEAARPAFGQWGIYFTVGLAIVATISGLIASTFAVSRMLAMLSEMKLVPHKHFGMPGDIQKHTLVYTVVFAITLTILFDLSRIASLGAIFYIIMDMAMHWGVLRHVRKEVDANRCIPITAIVLDTAILGAFLWIKATSDMLVIWVALGGMVVIFAGERWFLSWKADEDSDKSDSHQSQHHAS; encoded by the coding sequence ATGAGTGACACGCAATCATCGGAACAATACGAAGAAAACAGTCTTTCATTGACTGGTTCCGTGGCGATGGGCACTGGGGTAATGATTGGTGCCGGGATTTTCGCACTCACTGGACAAGTTGCCGAGCAGGCAGGTGGTCTATTTCCGCTGGCCTTTCTGGCCGCAGCGGTCGTGGCAGGCTTAAGTGCCTATAGTTATGTCAAAATGGCTGAGCAATATCCGTCGGCGGGCGGTATTGCCATGTTCCTGATGAAAGCCTATGGCAAAGGAGTTGTCACGGCCGGAATGGCCCTGCTGATGTACTTCTCCATGGTCATCAACGAGAGCCTAGTTGCACGGACCTTCGGGACATACACCTTGCAGTTGTTCGATGCGAAGGACAATCAATTGCTTGTACCTGCGTTAGGAGTCGGTTTGCTCGTGGCCGCCTTCATTGTGAACATACTCGGCAACAAGTTCATCGGTACCTTTTCGACTGTCACGGCGGTGATCAAGATAGCCGGTATTGTCATCTTTGCAGCCGCTGGTCTGTGGGTTTCTGGTCTGACATTTGACACCCTTGGAGTGACCGAACGAACATCAGCAGGTAGCTTTTTGTCAGCGACTGCCTTGGCGCTCCTTGCTTACAAAGGCTTCACGACTATCACCAACAGCGGGTCAGAAATCAAAGAGCCGAAGAAGAACATTGGTCGCTCGATCATCATTTCGCTGTCGGTTTGTGTGGTCGTTTATTTGCTAGTGGGATTGGCCGTCGCTGGAAATCTCTCGGTATCGGAAATCATCAAACATCGCGACTATGCATTGGCCGAGGCGGCGCGACCCGCATTTGGGCAATGGGGAATCTACTTCACCGTTGGACTGGCGATTGTGGCGACGATCTCGGGATTGATCGCCAGTACGTTTGCCGTCTCCCGGATGCTGGCGATGCTGAGCGAAATGAAACTCGTGCCGCACAAACACTTTGGGATGCCCGGTGACATTCAGAAGCATACGCTTGTCTATACGGTCGTGTTCGCCATCACATTAACGATTCTGTTTGATTTGTCCCGCATTGCTTCCCTTGGAGCAATCTTTTACATCATAATGGATATGGCTATGCATTGGGGTGTACTACGTCACGTTCGCAAGGAGGTGGACGCCAACCGCTGCATACCCATCACGGCTATCGTACTGGACACAGCGATCCTTGGTGCGTTTCTTTGGATCAAAGCAACGAGTGACATGCTAGTCATTTGGGTCGCGCTGGGTGGGATGGTCGTCATCTTTGCTGGAGAAAGATGGTTTCTTTCGTGGAAAGCAGATGAAGATTCAGATAAGTCAGACTCTCACCAATCGCAGCACCATGCTTCGTAG
- a CDS encoding four-helix bundle copper-binding protein → MRRIVMATTSSSKDCIQACAECAATCLECLVEMLNKDSNNDCPKCCLECAAICRLCADAMAMNGKYSQQICRLCAEVCNWCAEQCEVHDHDHCKKCAESCRRCAKACQSVAA, encoded by the coding sequence ATGAGGAGAATTGTGATGGCTACAACGAGTTCATCAAAAGACTGCATCCAAGCCTGTGCCGAGTGCGCTGCTACTTGTTTGGAATGCTTGGTCGAAATGCTCAACAAGGATTCCAATAACGACTGTCCAAAATGTTGCTTGGAATGTGCAGCTATCTGCCGATTGTGCGCAGATGCTATGGCCATGAATGGCAAATACTCGCAGCAAATCTGCAGACTTTGTGCCGAGGTGTGTAACTGGTGTGCCGAGCAGTGTGAGGTCCACGATCATGATCACTGCAAAAAGTGCGCAGAAAGTTGCCGCCGGTGTGCGAAAGCATGCCAATCAGTGGCTGCTTAG